One genomic window of Desulfovibrio aminophilus includes the following:
- a CDS encoding chemotaxis response regulator protein-glutamate methylesterase, with the protein MIKVLVCDDSAFMRKAISTMLGKDPEIEVVATARDGEEGLEMVRRHDPDVVTMDIEMPRMDGLTALRHIMMESPRPVLMVSSLTTEGAESTLKALELGAVDFIPKQLSKVSLDIIKIETDLINKVKTVAKRKMRHFAPRAAARPAAAAPRPAVVRPSGAQLRDVVAIGVSTGGPPAVQKILSALPEDFPAGIVIAQHMPPAFTGPFAKRLDGVCKIRVKEAETGDRLQAGWAFVAPGGQHLVLDQKVSRIDLVVTPEPRDALYKPSANVLVASTANAVGRRALGVILTGMGSDGMEGVKVLKEKGGRALAQSDATCVVYGMPKAIVDAGLADEIVDIDDMAGAILGNLYK; encoded by the coding sequence GTGATCAAGGTTCTGGTTTGTGACGACTCCGCCTTCATGCGCAAGGCCATCAGCACCATGCTCGGGAAGGATCCCGAGATCGAGGTGGTCGCCACGGCGCGGGACGGCGAGGAGGGGCTGGAGATGGTCCGGCGCCACGACCCGGATGTCGTCACCATGGACATCGAAATGCCGCGCATGGACGGCCTCACGGCCCTGCGCCACATCATGATGGAGTCGCCCCGGCCGGTGCTCATGGTCAGCTCCCTGACCACCGAGGGCGCGGAATCCACGCTCAAGGCCCTGGAACTGGGGGCCGTGGACTTCATTCCCAAGCAGTTGTCCAAGGTCTCCCTGGACATCATCAAGATCGAGACCGACCTGATCAACAAGGTCAAGACCGTGGCCAAGCGCAAGATGCGCCACTTCGCGCCCCGCGCGGCGGCGCGTCCGGCCGCGGCGGCTCCGCGTCCGGCCGTGGTCCGGCCCAGCGGCGCCCAGCTGCGCGACGTGGTGGCCATCGGCGTGTCCACCGGCGGTCCGCCGGCGGTGCAGAAGATCCTTTCGGCCCTGCCGGAGGATTTTCCGGCCGGCATCGTCATCGCCCAGCACATGCCTCCGGCCTTCACCGGCCCCTTCGCCAAGCGCCTGGACGGGGTCTGCAAGATCCGCGTCAAGGAGGCCGAGACTGGCGACCGGCTCCAGGCCGGATGGGCCTTCGTGGCCCCCGGCGGCCAGCATCTGGTCCTGGACCAGAAGGTCAGCCGCATCGATCTGGTGGTGACGCCCGAGCCGCGCGACGCCCTGTACAAGCCCTCGGCCAACGTGCTGGTCGCCTCCACGGCCAACGCCGTGGGACGCCGGGCCCTGGGCGTGATCCTCACCGGCATGGGCAGCGATGGAATGGAAGGCGTCAAGGTGCTCAAGGAGAAGGGCGGCCGCGCCCTGGCCCAGAGCGACGCCACCTGTGTGGTCTACGGCATGCCCAAGGCCATTGTGGACGCCGGGCTTGCCGATGAGATCGTGGACATCGAC